A portion of the Fulvia fulva chromosome 1, complete sequence genome contains these proteins:
- a CDS encoding F-actin-capping protein subunit alpha, whose amino-acid sequence MGSKEATVASFIQSAPPGEVDIKALASNQPALLSSLEPAFKQYNEEQYTTVKLPGSSESTLISQYNSLGGNRYFDTASQTSFEVDHAAQKASNTQQHPLEGQHSDLVRSLIKSFSTFSTEHFPSSTIGVYLTDSGIALILVANKYSPQNFWNGRWRSTYILDPSSNALSGTVKADVHYYEDGNVRMSTSKKIEVDTSGAADSVVREIAKAENMFQEELNRGFGQLAEGSFKGLRRQLPVTRQKVEWEKIGGYRLGQDIGGGRSK is encoded by the exons ATGGGATCTAAGGAGGCGACTGTTGCCTCGTTCATTCAGTCGGCACCACCAGGAGAGGTCG ACATCAAAGCGCTAGCGAGCAACCAGCCGGCCCTCCTCTCGTCGCTCGAGCCGGCATTCAAGCAGTACAATGAAGAGCAGTACACGACGGTGAAGCTGCCAGGCAGCAGCGAGAGC ACGCTCATCAGCCAGTACAACTCACTGGGCGGCAACCGCTACTTTGACACCGCATCCCAGACATCCTTCGAGGTCGACCACGCAGCACAA AAAGCCTCGAACACCCAACAACACCCGCTCGAAGGCCAGCACTCCGACCTCGTCCGCTCACTCATCAAGTCCTTCTCCACCTTCAGCACCGAGCACTTCCCCTCCTCCACAATCGGCGTCTACCTAACCGACTCAGGCATCGCCCTGATCCTCGTCGCAAACAAATACAGCCCACAGAACTTCTGGAACGGCCGCTGGCGCAGCACATACATTCTTGATCCGTCTTCCAACGCGCTGTCGGGCACAGTCAAGGCGGATGTTCACTACTATGAGGATGGCAATGTGAGAATGAGCACGAGCAAGAAGATCGAGGTCGACACGAGCGGTGCTGCGGACAGTGTTGTGAGAGAGATTGCGAAGGCGGAGAATATGTTTCAGGAAGAGCTGAATAGAGGATTTGGACAGTTGGCGGAGGGAAGCTTCAAGGGCTTGAGGAGACAGTTGCCGGTGACGAGGCAGAAGGTGGAGTGGGAGAAGATCGGAGGGTACAGA CTCGGTCAGGACATCGGCGGAGGTCGCTCCAAATGA
- a CDS encoding Maltose O-acetyltransferase — protein MAATQKDPEQIALARNLKHVPRTTSYNSLDLTLEEARYQARKQTHEYNQSFPAIRGALGKERLERLKNLLGHIADDQAYIEPPFQVDYGANISIGTRFYANFNLCILDCGLVTIGDRVIMGPHVSIFAATHEVEVQSRRENVEYAKPVVIGDDCWIGGHVVILPGVRVGKGVTVAAGSIVTKSVEDWSVVMGQPARVVKKVQPVEDVVEEVQG, from the exons ATGGCAGCAACCCAGAAAGACCCCGAACAAATCGCACTAGCCCGCAATCTAAAGCATGTGCCACG CACCACCAGCTACAACTCCCTCGACCTAACCTTAGAAGAAGCCCGCTACCAAGCCCGCAAACAAACCCACGAATACAACCAATCCTTCCCCGCCATCCGCGGGGCCCTAGGCAAAGAACGCCTCGAAAGACTAAAAAATCTCCTAGGTCACATCGCCGACGATCAAGCCTACATCGAGCCCCCTTTCCAAGTAGACTACGGCGCCAACATCTCCATCGGCACCCGCTTCTACGCGAACTTCAACCTCTGCATCCTCGACTGCGGGCTCGTCACCATCGGGGACCGCGTCATCATGGGGCCGCATGTGAGCATCTTTGCGGCGACGCATGAGGTTGAGGTGCAGTCACGACGGGAGAATGTGGAGTATGCGAAGCCGGTGGTTATCGGGGATGATTGCTGGATCGGGGGGCATGTGGTGATTTTACCCGGGGTGAGGGTTGGGAAGGGTGTCACCGTGGCGGCGGGGAGTATTGTGACGAAGAGTGTGGAGGATTGGAGTGTGGTTATGGGGCAGCCCGCGAGGGTTGTGAAGAAGGTACAGCCGGTGGAGGATGTGGTGGAAGAGGTGCAGGGTTAG
- a CDS encoding N amino acid transport system protein, protein MSLEQSPNPIPYSSPVGSRASTKIGKVYPMGYRKISRVTDSITVDTEGPKRDTGCELVSIIVLKALKGVCLCWLILHILEILDFCARTARSFCPCSTFLLPHRTLHDTSRHGTVRAMFGEKKKQQEDDQLAPVPTSDMGDVEVIKPVGGQHDAVFGEINEDGPNYKDVGWAGSAILMFKTQVGLGVLGIPGAFDVLGMVPGVIIILVIAFMTTWAAWMVGKFKINHPHVYGIDDVGRMVAGRVGREFFFWAFVLHFTFLAASAMLSISIAFNSLSEHGACTAIFVVVAALIGLLFGSIQTLGKVSFIAWAGVAGILTAIFTLTIATGVQDRPAEASQTGPYVSDYKIVGAPTFAEGISAVSTIVFAFSCLPAFFACHAEMRNPKHYTRSLCTAQGAVTLVYLIIGIVVYYYCGSYVASPALGSAGQLMKKICYGIALPGLTASCMLFVHMPAKTIFMRFMRGTEHLTSNTPTHWFAWLGCTLTITVVAYIVGSGIPVFDQLLSLVGALLATVTCFQPTGLMWMYDNFKRTDRSWKWWAGCAFSLFMIIGGTFITIAGTYGAVLGIVDSESRTSPWSCADNSNST, encoded by the exons ATGTCTCTGGAGCAGTCTCCCAACCCCATACCATATTCTTCTCCCGTCGGTAGCCGTGCGTCAACCAAGATTGGGAAGGTCTACCCCATGGGCTATCGCAAAATTTCTCGCGTAACAGATTCCATCACAGTCGACACCGAGGGACCCAAGCGCGACACAGGTTGCGAGCTTGTCAGCATTATTGTCCTCAAGGCGCTCAAGGGAGTGTGTCTGTGTTGGTTGATTCTCCACATTCTTGAAATATTAGACTTTTGCGCTCGCACTGCACGTTCTTTCTGCCCTTGCTCTACATTTCTGTTACCCCATCGAACTCTTCACGACACGTCACGGCACGGCACGGTACGAGCTATGTTCGGagagaagaagaagcagCAGGAGGATGATCAGCTGGCGCCTGTGCCGACGAGCGATATGGGTGATGTTGAGGTGATTAAGCCTGTGGGCGGGCAGCATGATGCTGTCTTTGGAGAAATCAATGAGGATGGGCCGAATTATAAGGAT GTCGGCTGGGCGGGTTCTGCAATTCTCATGTTCAAGACACAAGTTGGCCTCGGTGTGCTTGGAATCCCTGGCGCTTTCGATGTTCTGGGTATGGTCCCTGGTGTGATTATTATTCTGGTGATTGCGTTCATGACGACGTGGGCTGCGTGGATGGTGGGCAAGTTCAAAATTAACCATCCGCATGTGTATGGAATCGATGATGTTGGTCGCATGGTTGCTGGGAGGGTCGGGCGCGAGTTCTTCTTCTGGGCTTTTGTCCTTC ACTTCACCTTCCTGGCTGCATCCGCCATGCTGAGTATCTCCATCGCCTTCAACTCCCTCTCCGAGCACGGCGCATGCACTGCCAtcttcgtcgtcgtcgcGGCCTTGATCGGCTTGCTCTTCGGCAGTATCCAGACTCTCGGAAAAGTCTCCTTCATCGCATGGGCTGGCGTCGCTGGAATCTTGACGGCCATCTTCACGCTTACCATCGCCACTGGAGTCCAGGACCGACCTGCGGAAGCATCACAGACGGGCCCGTACGTCTCCGATTACAAGATCGTTGGAGCGCCAACCTTCGCAGAGGGGATCTCCGCCGTGTCAACGATTGTGTTCGCGTTTTCGTGCTTGCCGGCTTTCTTCGCGTGTCATGCTGAGATGAGGAATCCGAAGCATTACACCCGGTCGCTTTGTACCGCGCAAGGAGCTGTTACGCTGGTGTACCTGATTATCGGTATTGTCGTGTACTACTACTGCGGCTCGTACGTCGCGTCTCCAGCTCTCGGATCCGCTGGACAGCTCATGAAGAAGATCTGCTACGGTATTGCCCTCCCGGGTCTTACGGCGAGTTGCATGTTGTTCGTGCACATGCCTGCGAAGACGATCTTCATGCGCTTCATGCGTGGCACCGAACACTTGACCTCCAACACGCCAACGCATTGGTTCGCGTGGTTGGGCTGCACTCTGACCATCACCGTGGTGGCGTACATTGTCGGATCCGGAATTCCAGTCTTCGACCAGCTTCTGTCGCTGGTTGGTGCGCTGCTGGCTACGGTGACGTGCTTCCAGCCGACGGGGCTTATGTGGATGTATGACAACTTCAAGAGGACGGACCGGAGTTGGAAGTGGTGGGCTGGCTGCGCGTTCAGTCTGTTCATGATTATTGGGGGTACTTTCATCACCATTGCGGGTACTTATGGTGCTGTGCTGGGGATTGTGGATTCGGAGAGTCGGACGAGTCCTTGGAGTTGTGCTGATAACAGTAACTCTACTTAG
- a CDS encoding Major facilitator superfamily multidrug transporter, translated as MADMEGGKPAGKPGSIPHKRQVMDKAGITPEVQNWNYEGSGTQEDPYVVVWIENDPRNPMLYSETKKWSLTALVAIATLAVAFVSSAYSGGAQEVIREFGCSQEIFTLGISLFVLGFAIGPLLWAPLSELFGRQVLFTTTYLGLTAFNAGAAGSQNIWTLIILRFFAGAIGSSPLTNAGGVIADMFSAKERGLAMSLFAAAPFMGPVLGPIVGGFVGETVGWRWIEGVMAIFTGVLWIVGTLFIPETYPPVILRARAKKLSAMTGKVYKTKGDIDQGETTIGEVFKTSLSRPWVLLFQEPIVFLLSIYMAIIYGTLYMCFGAFPIVYQQLRGWSPGIGGLAFLGVAVGMLTAVAYAIFDNKRYSKVSDAYDGFAPPEARLPLCMVGSIAVPVGLFWFAWTNYPSIHWSVSIIAGAPFGFGMVLIFLGIMNYLIDGYTIFAASVLAANSVLRSLFGAAFPLFTTQMFNNLGIHWASSVPAFLALICVPFPFLFYKYGAKIRERCKYAAQSEKFMREMQKQHQDDDSSEDHPTPTDQDEAEDEEETTRHQHPTEPVEEVERQNSITESEKEEESAGFKPIRTTQSRTTLNRRNSQGYIGNPFDLDRVNTRESFKRAGVARSNSKSSSTRTGRSKR; from the coding sequence ATGGCGGACATGGAGGGCGGCAAGCCTGCTGGAAAGCCGGGCTCGATTCCACATAAGCGCCAGGTCATGGACAAAGCTGGCATCACGCCAGAAGTCCAGAACTGGAATTATGAAGGAAGTGGCACGCAAGAAGACCCTTACGTCGTGGTATGGATTGAGAACGACCCACGGAATCCCATGCTGTACAGTGAGACGAAGAAATGGAGCTTAACGGCGCTGGTCGCAATCGCCACATTGGCAGTCGCGTTCGTGTCATCAGCCTACTCTGGAGGTGCGCAGGAAGTCATCAGAGAGTTTGGCTGCAGCCAGGAAATCTTCACCCTAGGAATCAGTCTGTTCGTGCTGGGCTTTGCCATCGGACCTTTACTGTGGGCACCACTTTCCGAGCTCTTCGGCCGACAGGTCCTCTTCACAACTACCTACCTTGGCCTGACAGCATTCAATGCTGGCGCTGCCGGATCGCAGAACATCTGGACTCTCATCATCCTCCGATTCTTCGCTGGTGCCATTGGCTCGAGTCCACTTACGAATGCTGGAGGTGTGATCGCTGATATGTTCTCCGCAAAGGAGCGCGGTCTTGCCATGTCCCTCTTCGCGGCCGCACCGTTCATGGGTCCAGTCTTGGGTCCCATTGTTGGAGGCTTCGTCGGGGAGACTGTCGGCTGGAGATGGATAGAGGGTGTCATGGCCATCTTCACCGGCGTTCTTTGGATCGTCGGTACTCTCTTCATCCCTGAGACTTACCCGCCAGTAATCCTTCGTGCGCGTGCAAAGAAGCTTAGCGCCATGACCGGGAAGGTCTACAAGACGAAAGGCGACATCGACCAGGGCGAAACTACCATCGGCGAGGTCTTCAAGACGTCACTTTCGCGGCCATGGGTGCTTCTGTTCCAGGAGCCTATCGTCTTCCTGCTATCCATCTACATGGCTATCATCTACGGCACGCTGTACATGTGCTTCGGTGCATTTCCCATCGTCTACCAGCAGCTTCGAGGATGGTCTCCAGGCATCGGCGGTCTGGCATTCCTTGGTGTCGCAGTGGGTATGTTGACCGCAGTCGCATATGCTATCTTCGACAACAAGCGCTACTCCAAGGTCAGCGATGCATACGACGGCTTCGCGCCACCAGAGGCTCGCCTTCCACTGTGTATGGTTGGTTCAATCGCTGTACCCGTCGGTCTCTTCTGGTTTGCGTGGACGAATTACCCATCCATTCACTGGAGTGTGTCCATCATTGCAGGCGCACCCTTCGGCTTTGGCATGGTGTTGATCTTCCTCGGCATCATGAACTACCTCATCGACGGCTACACAATCTTCGCCGCCTCCGTCCTCGCAGCCAACTCCGTCCTGCGATCACTCTTCGGTGCGGCCTTCCCATTGTTCACCACTCAGATGTTCAACAACTTGGGTATCCACTGGGCTTCGTCGGTCCCAGCGTTCTTGGCCTTGATCTGTGTACCATTCCCATTCTTGTTCTACAAGTATGGCGCCAAGATCCGCGAGCGCTGCAAGTACGCCGCTCAGTCTGAGAAGTTCATGCGCGAGATGCAGAAGCAACACCAGGACGACGACTCTTCCGAAGACCACCCCACTCCAACGGATCAGGATGAGGCCGAAGACGAAGAGGAGACTACCCGTCACCAACACCCAACGGAGCCAGTCGAGGAGGTCGAGCGCCAGAACTCAATCACCGAGTCCGAGAAGGAAGAAGAGTCAGCAGGCTTCAAGCCCATCCGCACAACACAGAGCCGCACAACGCTCAACAGGAGGAACTCGCAGGGCTATATTGGCAATCCTTTCGACCTGGATCGTGTCAATACCAGAGAGAGCTTCAAGCGAGCGGGAGTTGCGAGGTCAAATTCGAAGAGTAGCTCGACGAGGACAGGACGGAGCAAGAGATAG